TTCACCACCTCCTCCCTGGACCGCTCCAAGTGGCGGGTGGTGCGCACCGGCACCGAGATGGGCCCGGTCAACGGCGAGTCGCAGGCCTACGTCGACTCCCCCGACAACATCCGCACCGAGAACGGCAACCTGGTGCTGCGCGCCAAGTACTGCAAGGGCTGCACCAAGGCGGGCGGCGGCACCTACGACTTCACCTCCGGACGCATCGACACCAACACCACGTTCGACTTCACCTACGGCAAGGTCAGCGCCCGTATGAAGCTGCCCGTCGGCGACGGCTTCTGGCCCGCGTTCTGGCTGCTCGGCAGCAACGTCGACGACCCCTCGGTCTCCTGGCCGGCCTCCGGCGAGACCGACATCATGGAGAACATCGGCTACGGCGACTGGACCAGCTCCGCCCTGCACGGCCCGGGCTACTCGGCCGACGGCAACATCGGCGCCCGGCAGACGTATCCGAACGGCGGCACCGCCGACCAGTGGCACGCCTACGCGGTCGAGTGGACCCCGACCGCCATGCGTTTCCTTGTCGACGACCGCCTCGTGCAGGAGACCACCCGCAACGTCCTGGAATCGACGCGCGGCAAGTGGGTCTTCGACCACAACCAGTACGTCATCCTCAACCTGGCGCTCGGCGGCGCGTACCCGGCCGGCTGGAACAAGGTGACCAGCCCCTACTGGGGGCTGCCGCAGTCCAGCGTGGACCGGATCGCGGCCGGGAACGTGCAGGCGGAGGTGGACTGGGTGCGCGTCGAACAGAAGGGGTGACGCGTCGAGCAGGAGGGGTGACGACCGGCCGCCCCGGACCCCGCCCGGCACGGCGGGTCCGGGGCGGCCACGGCCCCTGGGCCGGTTACTCCTCCGCGGCGTACCGCCGCATCCGCTCGTTGTGCCAGGCGATGGCCCGGCGCAGCTCCGGCTCGTGCAGCCCGGTGCGGCAGCCGAGCTGGTCCATGGTGAGCGTCGGCGGACCGGTGGTCAGTACGCGCGTTATCTTGGCGGCCCACAGCTCCTCCTCCACGTAGGGCCGCCGCAAGTACTGCTTGCGCAGCACCTCGAAGTGGTCGTCGCCGCAGGCCGTCAGGGCCCGCAGCCCGTCGTAGCCGTCGTTCGTCGGGTGCACGGACGACGAGTCCGGCACGTAGCCGCGCTTGGCCTCTTCCTGCGGGAAGGTCGCCGCGCACAGATCGCACAGCTCCAGCGGGAGGATCCTGGCCGGCCGGGCACCTTTCCTGCGCTTCCACATGGTTCCTCCAGGTCTCGTCTCAGGCGGCCTTCTGCGAGGCGGCCGCGTCGGGGCGGAGGTCCGCCAGGGTGAGCCGGTGCGCCGGTGGATCCGGCAGCACGACATGGTGCGTGGCATGCAGATCGGGGCCGACGTGCAGCAGTTCGCCCGGCTCCATCAGCCGCCACTGCGGGTTGTCGTCCATGCGTTCGCTGGCGACGACCACGGCGGGGGAGTCCGCCAGGTGCGCGGAGTGGACGCGCAGATGGCCGTCGCTGCCGCTGTGGTCGAGGTGCCGGGTGCCGTGGTGGCCGCCGGCGTGCCGGCGCAGCGTGTAGAGCCGGTGGGTCTCGGGGTAGCGCAGCGCCCACAGCTCGTGCGGCGTGGTGAGGATCAGGTTGAGGGCGTAGACGGGCAGGTTCTCCGCGATCCAGCCGACAGCGCTCTCGATGCCCGCGGCGACGTCGCCGCCGTTGCGGCGGATCTCCCGGGTGACCAGGGCGAAGCACCGCTCGGAGTCGGTGTCGCCCCTGACGAGCGCACGGTCCTCGCCCAGATGCTCGTCGAGCCGGTCCAGGCCCTCGACCACGCCGTTGTGGGCGAACAGCCGCCCGTCCTGCTCGAAGGGGTGGGTGTTGCGGATGTCCAGGCTGCCGGTCGAGGCGAACCGGACGTGGGCGAGGAAGGTCTCCGACTCCACGTTCCGGGCCTCCTGCGTGAACGCCCGGTCCTCGTAGGCGGCCAGCGGCGCCTTGTGCACCTCGGGGGTGCCGTCGGCGGTGAAGTACCCGAGGCCGGTGCCGTCGGGATCGTCGTGGCTCTGTTCGCTGAGGCTGTCGGGGGCGTCCAGCAGCCAGAACGTGGCGCGGGTGCGCCGGGGCGCGCTGCTGAGGCCGAACAGACGGCACATCGGTCTCCTCCTTCGGCTCGGGTCGGACCCGTCGCATCGGGTCAGTGGCGGCCCGGGGTGCGGGGGTTCTTGGTCTCCGCGCCGTGGGCGAAGCCGCCCGCGTCGTCGGCGTCGCGGTGCGGCTCGTGCTGCTTGTCCAGCCGCGCCAGGACCCGGCGCAGGTCCTGCATCAGCAGGTCGGCCAGGTCGTGGCTGAACCCGTTGCGCACCACGATCCGCAGCACCGCCAGATCGGTACGGTCCTTCGGGAAGGTGTACGCGGGCACCAGCCAGCCGCGTTCGCGCAGCCCGGCGGAGACGTCGAAGACGCTGAAGTGCTCGACGCCGTCCCGCATCCGGAACGCGAACACCGGGATGTCGCTGCCGTCGGTGAGCAGGTCGAACGGACCGAGCCCGGCGATCTCGCGCGCGAGCCCCGTCGCGACGTCACGGCAGGTCTGCTGCACCCGCCGGTAGCCCTCGAAGCCCAGGCGCAGAAAATTGTAGTACTGGGCGACGATCTGGGCGCCCGGCCGGGAGAAGTTGAGCGCGAACGTCGGCATGTCGCCGCCGAGGTAGTTCACGTGGAACACCAGGTCGTCCGGGAGGGCCTCCTCGTTCCGCCACAGCGCCCAGCCGACGCCGGGCATGACCAGGCCGTACTTGTGGCCGGAGGTGTTGATGGAGGCGACCCGCGGCAGCCGGAAGTCCCACTCAAGATCCGGGTCGAGGAACGGGGCGATCATGCCGCCGGAGGCGCCG
The DNA window shown above is from Streptomyces sp. NBC_00670 and carries:
- a CDS encoding class II glutamine amidotransferase — encoded protein: MCRLFGLSSAPRRTRATFWLLDAPDSLSEQSHDDPDGTGLGYFTADGTPEVHKAPLAAYEDRAFTQEARNVESETFLAHVRFASTGSLDIRNTHPFEQDGRLFAHNGVVEGLDRLDEHLGEDRALVRGDTDSERCFALVTREIRRNGGDVAAGIESAVGWIAENLPVYALNLILTTPHELWALRYPETHRLYTLRRHAGGHHGTRHLDHSGSDGHLRVHSAHLADSPAVVVASERMDDNPQWRLMEPGELLHVGPDLHATHHVVLPDPPAHRLTLADLRPDAAASQKAA